ACGGCGCAGGGTTATCGGTCAGTTTCAAGGTGACCCCGATCGGGTTCGAAATTCTGAGCGATGCCGAGGGATGCCGCCCTGCGCCCTATCTGGCTTCGCGTGGCATGACGTGGATTCAGGCGACCGATATCGCCGATGCGGATCTTATGGACCATGTGCGCGCGTCCTATGACATCATAGCCCGTGCCTTGCCGAAAAAGACGCAAAGAGAGCTGGGTTTGCTTAAGGGCTGAATCACCTCACCTTGACCTTGAGGTGATCCATGATTTGTCCGTTATGCGGCTCCGCCGAGGGCGATACGCTTTACAAGCTGGAAGAAGGTTATACGACGCGGCGCTGCAAGGCCTGCGCCTTTGTCTTCATGTCGCCACGCCCGACCGAAGACTATCTCAACACCTATTACAATCAGGCCGCCGTCTATAGTTATGAATCAGCCGTGGCGGAGGACTATGCCAACGCCATCAACGACAAGGTCGCGCTGATCGGCGGCTTCCTACAGCGTTTTCCACTGGTGTTGCGGTCCGGCAAGGCGGTCGATTTCGGCGCGGGGCAGGGGGCGACGGTCAAGGCGCTGTCCATGCTCGGATTCGATGCGGTGGGTGTCGAGATCAGCGAAAAGGCGCGCGTGGCGGCTAAGGCGCTGTTCGATGTGCCGATGCAGGGCGGCGATCTGGAAGCATTTGACGCCAAATCGCTCAGTTTTCTTAGTCTGTTTGATGTGCTGGAGCATATGCTCGATCCGAAAGCTTTTCTGCTAACGGCGAAAACGCGGCTCAAAGTCGGAGCGGGCTGTTTGATGGTGGTGCCGAACTTCAACAGTCTGGACCGGCTGACCCTGGGCGCCGGCTCTAAAGCGCTGATCTTCCCGGAGCATGTCAATCAGTTCACTGCTGCGACCCTGAAGAAGCTGTTCGAGGATTGCGGTTTCAAGGTGCTTTATACCGGATCTCCACCGCCTTACGGCGTGGCGATCAGCTTTGGCTGCCGGCGCGCTGTGTTGAAACTCTTTGGGCGTAATGACTTTTCGCAAGGCCTGAACAAGGCGTTGACCTGGCTGAAACGCTTTGTTGTTTATCCCCTGCCCAATGCTTTTGTCGAAAAAACCGGACTTCTGGGACAATCTCTCTTGATCCTGGCGGTGAAAGCGCGCGATTAGGCTGTTATGAACTCTGGACTCAAGATGAAGTCTGGGCTCAAGGCGCGAAGGGTTAGCGCCAACACAATGTGGTTCAAAGAACAAAGTCCAGTACATGAATTATCGCCACGGTTTTCACGCCGGAAATTTCGCCGATCTCGCCAAGCACGCCGCGGTCCTGACCCTGCTGCGCCTGATGCGCAAGGACGACAAGCCGCTGATGGTGGTCGATACCCATGCCGGCGCCGGCTACTATGACCTTTCCAATCCGGACTTTTCGCGCTCGAAAGAGGCCGAGGCCGGCATCAAGTACCTGATGAGCCGTGATGTGCCGGAAAGCCTTAAGCCATTGGCTGATTATGTCAGGGCGAAGAACCTGAAGGCCGGTTTCAAGGACCGCGTCGGTATCTATCCGGGATCGCCGACGCTTGTGCTCGATCACCAGCGCACGGGGGATGAGTATGTCGGCTGCGAACTGCGGCCCGATGACTTTGAGCTGTTACAGGAGCGCATCGAGCCGCGCGGTCAGGCGGTCAAGGCCGATGGCTATTTTATCGCCGTCGAGGCGGCGCAGGACAACAAGGACTTGTTTTACCTGATCGATCCGCCGTTTGAGAAGGCGGACGACTATGACCGCATCACCAAAACGGTCCACGCCGTCCTGACCCTGCGGCCAGAGGCGCGCTTCCTGATCTGGTTGCCGCTCAAGGATCTGGAGACCTTCAATTCGTGGTTGCGCCATATGGAGCGCGAGGTCAGCGAAGGCGATCTGGAGGGCGCGCCTGAAATTCTGGTGTCGGAATTGCGCCTGCGCTCGCTGTGGAACCCGATGAAGATGAATGGCTGCGCTCTGGTGGCGATCAATCCGCCGGCCGGTTTCCTGCCCGTGTTCACAACCATCTCCGAAGACGTGGTCAGGACTTTTGGTGAGGCTGACGGCAAGGCGGTTGTCAGGATATTGTGATCATACGCCTGATTGGCGAGTTCGGCGCGATGTGTTATGTTGCGTTGCAATAAGAGCGCTTTCCGAAAAGTGTGACGCACTTTTCGGATCAAAAAGCGCGTAAATGCAAACTCTAACCCGCACCAAACAGAGGCTGAGATGTTGAGCATGACCGATTTTCAAACGCCGAAATTCCCGCCCGTCGCCACGCCCGAAGAGATGAAGGCGGCATCGGAGAAGGTGATGAACTTCTGGGTGGGCGCGCTGTCGCCGATGTGGGTGCCGTTCTGGGCAGCATCGAGCTTTGGCCTGAGCGCCTGGGCAATGACGCAAAACCTCGCCAAGAGCGAAGGCCTGCTTAAGGATATGCCGCTGGCCGGTAGGTGGCCCGGTTTTAATGGCGTGTGGGGGGCGGCGGCTAACCTTCAGGACGAGGCGGTCAAGACCGCTGAAGCCGTGACCGAGCCCGTGGTCGAAGCCGCCAAGGAAGCGGTTGCCGAAGCGGTTCAGGCCGTGCCGGAGCCCGAGGTCGTGCTGGACCGGGTGATTGAGGCGCCGGTGGCTGTGGCCGATGCGGTCGTGGTGGAAGCGGGCAGTTTGAAGATGGCGGCTGAAGAAGCCGTCAAGGCCAGTGAGAGCGCTGCAAAAGAAACGGTGAAGGTTGAGCCCAAGCCGATCGCCAAGGCGGTTTCGGCGGTCAGGAAGCCTGTGAAGAAGGGTTGAGTTTCGCCGGGTAGATATCGATGACGATCGGCCGGTGATCCGAGCCATTGTCCGGCCCGACCTTGCGTCTTTGCAGGCTTAAACCTGAACCGGCGAACGCGTTATCAATGGCGATGCGGAAAACGCCGGGCAGCAAGGCCGGCCAGGTGCCGGTCGGGGCCGCCAGCGGGCGGAAGTTGTGCTCGCGGGCGAAGTCCTGCAGCAGATAGGCGCTGAGATCGCTGTTGAAGTCTCCGACGATAACGGTTTTGGCGTTTTGTTCCGGCCTTAAGTCCGTGCGCAGCCGCGCCATTTGTGACACCTGGCAGGTATGATCTAGGGGCTTGGGCTGGCACAGGTGAACTATGGCGACATGCAGCAAGCCTTGCGGCGTCTGGATATCGACCTGATCGAAACTGTAGCGCGTCTTTCCATGGCGATCACCGGCAATGGGATAGCGCGAATACAAGACCGCGTCGCGGTGTCTGTATTGATAAGGGTACTGGCTTTTCATTAGCGGCGTCAGGTTCTCGGCGGCGCCGCGGAAGTTTTCGACATTGGCGACGATGTCCGGCTTCTCCTTATCGATCCAGATTTTCAAATGCTCCGGCGTCTTGTTCATGATGTAGAGATTGGCGAACATCAGCCTCACCGGCGGCACGCTTTTATCGGCGGGTTTTTGCGAGATGAAGGCCTGTGGCGCCAGCGCCCACAGACCGATCAGCACAGCCAGCAACCCGATATGCCCGGCCCATTTTTCCCTTGCCCAGTAAAAGGCCAAGGTGACGACCAAAGTGGCGGATAGCACGGGCAGGGTGAAGATATCGAGCAGATAGAAAAAGGAATGATGAGAGTTGGTTACGCAGAGACTGGCCGCCATCAAGGCCGACAGGCTGATACAGATACACAGGAACGAACACAACAGCTTGAGCAGGCGCATCGGGCGGCGTTTTCCAATCGGTATTGACAAGAACGGCGTTCGCACCGCACCTTAAAAATATGGTAAATAGTCTCGTCTCGGGGGGCAAGGGTCATGCTGGCAAAAACACACGACGATATCCGTCGTATCTATGACACGGTCGAGACGGTCAAGCGCTTGTCGGACCGAATTATCGGCATTGGGCCGATCAATATCATCGGCCTCGATGGTATACTGGCGCTGCTGCCCATCCCCGGTTTGTCGACGGTCTATTCGGTGGGGGCAGGGCTTATCCTCCTCACGCAAGGTCTGCGCGCGCGGGTCACCGCCGGCACGCTGGCGACCTCGGTGGTTATTCTGCTGATCGACAGCGGCCTGACAACGGTCGAGGATGTGGTGAAAATGATACCCGGCGCCGGCGCCTTGCTCGGCCTTATACCCGGCGGTATTGACGCCATCTTTCAGGGGCATCTTTACGCCGCGCACCTGATCCAGAAGGACATCAAGCTGACGACCTATGTTGAAGGCAAGGCTGCGGACGCCATGCGCGACGGCAGCCATCAGGACCATGTCGCTGATATGCGCGTCACCAAGGGCAAGAAGCGCATCGTTTATCTGGGTTAGCGAGCCCGCCGCCGCTGTTGCGGCTGGCCTTGCGGCGTTTGAGCAAAAAAAGTTTAAATAATCCCCTTCCGCTTCGGGTGCTTCATGCTTTCGGGGCTAACCCTGAAAGCGAAGGTGAGCCGTGAGCGAAACGACCCCCAGACTATCCTTGCCGCTGATCGGCGATCACACCCAGAAGCGCATCGTCATGAACGCCGTGCTGATGAAGCTGGAAGCGCTGGTGCAGGCGCAAGTGATGAGCCGCACCACAGCCGCTCAACCCGCAAGTCCGCTTGATGGCGACAGCTATATCCTGCCGACCAGCCCGACGTGCGCCTTCTGGAGCCTTTTCACGGCCGGCAGTTTTCTGCGCGCGGAGGGTGGCACCTGGGAAGTGGTGATCTTTCCGGAGGGTGCCATCGTCCATATCCGCGACGAGCACATCTTCCTGATCCGTACCGCTACAGGCTGGGCGCCGTTTGAGGACGTTCTGCGGCAATTGTCGAACCTGACGGGTCTTGGCGTCGGCACCGCGCCGGACGTGTTTGGACGCCCCCTAAAATGCAAGCAAAATCTCTGTTGATCATGAACAATATGGTCGGGTGCTGACGTGTGTCCGGCCTCAAGATGCGACCTTCATACGTCGCGGGCCCTTATGGAAGTTCGCAGATCTGGTCCAATACGCTTACCCGCACTCGATGTGCACATCCGGCGCCTGAGTCTCCTGACCTGTCTAGTCGACCGCTTGTCCGTAATCTCCTTTGACCCTGCCCACATTATTTAGTCGTTGATCATGTGCCCATGTCACCGACTAAATTTCATTTCGTACTGACGCCCAATGGACCATTGGCACTGTATATCCCACCGTTCGTCATCAACGCCCAGGCTATACGAGCCGTTCGATTGGCAAGTGCAACCGTAATAAGCATGGGATGCTTTTTGCCCAACATACGGCTTAGCCAAGATCCCTCGGGAGCGCCATGGCGGGCAGCCCATCGGACAACGGATGCCGCGCCGATGATCAATAATCGGCGCAAATCTCGTTGGCCCATCTTGGATGTTTTACCGAGTTTCGTCTTGCCACCCTTAGAATTCTGCCTGGGCGTCAGTCCCAACCATGCCGAAAAATCGCGGCCCTTTGTAAAACTCGCTGAAGGCGGAGCCAACGCCTCATGGGCCGTAGCGATGACTGGTCCTATCCCCGGAATGGTCATCAGGCGCTTCGCGATATCATCTTCTTTGGCACGGCGTGCGATCTCCGCATCCAGCTGTTTAATTTTGGTTTTTAACTGCCACAACATCTCAACTAGAGGCGCGCAGGTCGCCCTTGCCAGCTCTGGCAGGTCGCACGCCGGATCATCGAGCTTGGCGATCAAGCTGCCGACGTGGGCCGGACCAGCAGGAACGTAAATCCCGAATTCAGCCATGTGCCCTCGAAGAGCATTTATCAACTGAGTTTTCCGGCGGACAAACAAATCCCGGACCTTGAAAACCATGGACGCCGCTTGCTTGATGTCACTCTTGACTGCAACGAACCTCATGGTCGGCCTCATCGCTGCCTCGCAAATGGCTTCGGCATCGGCCGCGTCGTTCTTCTGTCGCTTTACGAATGGTTTGACGTAAACGGCTGGAAGCAGGCGGACTTCATGTCCCAGCTTCGCGATCTCCCGTCCCCAATAGTGGGCGCCGGCGCAGGCTTCCATAGCGACAATGCATCGCTCCAAGCCCGCAAGATAGGGAAGCAACTGGCTGCGGGAAATCTTACGACGAAGCAGAACGGCGCCCTTGAAATCCGCCACATGAACTTGGATCGTATTCTTTGCCAAATCGAGACCAACAATGTTAAACTTTTCCACGGACGCTTCCTCTCTTGCTTGGTCCCCAATGACCATTCTGGCACTTTGATGCCGTCGAGTGGGGGCGTCCACCCCATCGCTTACAATGTG
The window above is part of the Asticcacaulis sp. MM231 genome. Proteins encoded here:
- a CDS encoding MmcQ/YjbR family DNA-binding protein gives rise to the protein MDTAAFNAFCATLPHSTHVVQWGGADVWKVGGKVFAIAGWNDGAGLSVSFKVTPIGFEILSDAEGCRPAPYLASRGMTWIQATDIADADLMDHVRASYDIIARALPKKTQRELGLLKG
- the rlmJ gene encoding 23S rRNA (adenine(2030)-N(6))-methyltransferase RlmJ, with the translated sequence MNYRHGFHAGNFADLAKHAAVLTLLRLMRKDDKPLMVVDTHAGAGYYDLSNPDFSRSKEAEAGIKYLMSRDVPESLKPLADYVRAKNLKAGFKDRVGIYPGSPTLVLDHQRTGDEYVGCELRPDDFELLQERIEPRGQAVKADGYFIAVEAAQDNKDLFYLIDPPFEKADDYDRITKTVHAVLTLRPEARFLIWLPLKDLETFNSWLRHMEREVSEGDLEGAPEILVSELRLRSLWNPMKMNGCALVAINPPAGFLPVFTTISEDVVRTFGEADGKAVVRIL
- a CDS encoding DUF4112 domain-containing protein, whose product is MLAKTHDDIRRIYDTVETVKRLSDRIIGIGPINIIGLDGILALLPIPGLSTVYSVGAGLILLTQGLRARVTAGTLATSVVILLIDSGLTTVEDVVKMIPGAGALLGLIPGGIDAIFQGHLYAAHLIQKDIKLTTYVEGKAADAMRDGSHQDHVADMRVTKGKKRIVYLG
- a CDS encoding class I SAM-dependent methyltransferase, which encodes MICPLCGSAEGDTLYKLEEGYTTRRCKACAFVFMSPRPTEDYLNTYYNQAAVYSYESAVAEDYANAINDKVALIGGFLQRFPLVLRSGKAVDFGAGQGATVKALSMLGFDAVGVEISEKARVAAKALFDVPMQGGDLEAFDAKSLSFLSLFDVLEHMLDPKAFLLTAKTRLKVGAGCLMVVPNFNSLDRLTLGAGSKALIFPEHVNQFTAATLKKLFEDCGFKVLYTGSPPPYGVAISFGCRRAVLKLFGRNDFSQGLNKALTWLKRFVVYPLPNAFVEKTGLLGQSLLILAVKARD
- a CDS encoding DUF2793 domain-containing protein, which codes for MSETTPRLSLPLIGDHTQKRIVMNAVLMKLEALVQAQVMSRTTAAQPASPLDGDSYILPTSPTCAFWSLFTAGSFLRAEGGTWEVVIFPEGAIVHIRDEHIFLIRTATGWAPFEDVLRQLSNLTGLGVGTAPDVFGRPLKCKQNLC
- a CDS encoding endonuclease/exonuclease/phosphatase family protein, producing the protein MRLLKLLCSFLCICISLSALMAASLCVTNSHHSFFYLLDIFTLPVLSATLVVTLAFYWAREKWAGHIGLLAVLIGLWALAPQAFISQKPADKSVPPVRLMFANLYIMNKTPEHLKIWIDKEKPDIVANVENFRGAAENLTPLMKSQYPYQYRHRDAVLYSRYPIAGDRHGKTRYSFDQVDIQTPQGLLHVAIVHLCQPKPLDHTCQVSQMARLRTDLRPEQNAKTVIVGDFNSDLSAYLLQDFAREHNFRPLAAPTGTWPALLPGVFRIAIDNAFAGSGLSLQRRKVGPDNGSDHRPIVIDIYPAKLNPSSQAS
- a CDS encoding IS110 family transposase; translated protein: MEKFNIVGLDLAKNTIQVHVADFKGAVLLRRKISRSQLLPYLAGLERCIVAMEACAGAHYWGREIAKLGHEVRLLPAVYVKPFVKRQKNDAADAEAICEAAMRPTMRFVAVKSDIKQAASMVFKVRDLFVRRKTQLINALRGHMAEFGIYVPAGPAHVGSLIAKLDDPACDLPELARATCAPLVEMLWQLKTKIKQLDAEIARRAKEDDIAKRLMTIPGIGPVIATAHEALAPPSASFTKGRDFSAWLGLTPRQNSKGGKTKLGKTSKMGQRDLRRLLIIGAASVVRWAARHGAPEGSWLSRMLGKKHPMLITVALANRTARIAWALMTNGGIYSANGPLGVSTK